tgtgtgtgtgtgtgtgtgtgtgtgtgtgtgtttacctgtgcgAGTCGGTCCTGTACGATGGCGCTGAGCTCCTGTCGGCTGTAGGGAGGGAAGTGTAACAGCTGGGGGCGACAGTGAGGCCGGGCCTGAAGCCGGGGCAGGATCCGGTCCGTCAGGTCCAGAGCGTTGGCAATGcctttgaaataaaacatgttcatgttATTATTACCGTCTGTTGTGCTGTGAACTATGACTTTAGTTTTAGACATTTAAACGCCTCagtttttaaaatccttttCATTCATATCCTCTCAGGGATCGACAGCGTTTAAACACATCTGCAGCTAAAAACAGACGTGTGCAAACTGTTATTATACAGATGTTTATCCTGTTTTCACAGCATCAAGTGTAaataattacatattttttattgattaaacACAGATTGAACACAAAAGTACATTAGATCTTTCCCGCTGTGTGTTGGTTTTTCTTTGGCTCTCTGAAAAAAATAACCCGTGGTGCCGTTTTGTACAGAACTATCTCAGCCTAGTGAATAAAAGTCAAATGTAAATActagaaatatttttatttcctcccGCAGGTTGAGGTTATTTTCTGAAGCTACAATTTACACATATCCCCTAAATGTCTCACAGGCAGACAGCTGCACACAGAGGCTTCAGTCCTCACTCAGTTACTGCAGACAAGTTTGAATGGATTGATTTTATCCCCCTGGACGAGCTGTCTAACTGAAGCCCATGTGGACAGATGTAACAGATGTGTCAGCGGAGACAACATCTGGCAGACGGAGCTCTTACCGATGAGACAGAGGCGGGACTTGGGCAGGTACGGCCACTCAAAGATGGTGTAGAGGACATCCTGAGCTTTACTGTCCAGCTGGTCCATCTCATCCAGAACAAGAAgcctgaggaggagaaacaaagatgGAGTCAGAGTCTGTTCAGTCTGTTCTACAGCCATTTAAAGCCAGAGATGTCGGGTTTACTCACACGGCAGGGCCCGGGGCCGTCAGCAGCCTCTGCAGGCCGTTCTGCCCGCCGGACGCTTTCAGCTTGTTGGCCAGCAGAGGGAAGATGGCGTGGGAGCTCCTCAGGCTCATACAGTTCACAACCACCGTCTGCACCGACGACAGCTCGGcctgaagacaaaaaaacaacaggtggAGGTTGTTAACCTCTGGAAAtatcaaaaaacaacaactaaggCTGCAACagatgactgttttcatttccaacTTTCACAACAAAATGTCTAAGGTGACTATTTTTACTGTTCAACCAACAAAGAGTCCACAACTAAAAGACAGTCGTATACGTTTTGTTGAGAACACTTTAAGTGCTCTGCAGGATCAGAAACCAGGATTCATCAGGGATCTCCTCTGGTCACATCCTCTGCATCAGAGCTGGTTGGTTATTAATCGCTCCAAAGTCAAAACAGGTTGTGGCTTCTAAACTTTGTGGTCTGCATCTTCTTTTTTTACTAAAGGACTTTGTgatgcttttaattcttctcgCTTCTCTCTCATACAGTTGATCTTTTACATAGAGATGGGAATCAAGAACTGGCTCCAAATTGTTCAAACCATCAGGATTGTGTGCGAATCTAACCTCCCTGCAGTGACCTCAAACATCCAGTAGGTGGTGATAAAGCCCCATAGCTTCATCATCCAGGACGACAGATTCCCTCACGTGTCAAAGTACCTTCATCTCCTGCAGGACACAGTTGAGACAGGCTGTCTTGCCAGTGCCAGGAGCTCCGGAGATGTAGAGGCTGCCGGGGAGACTCTGCAGCACCTTCTCCTCCAGGAAAGACCGGATGGACGCCCGCTCGGCCTCCCTGGACAGGAGCCGCTCGGGGACGGCGGTGTGGAGCGCCTGCTTCACGCTCTGAAACCTCGACTCTGGAGGAGGAACGGCGAGGAGGTTAGAGACAGGAGACCTGAACCCAGATCGGTTCTTACTTCAACAAAAGATCAGCGACACTCACTTTCTGCGAACAGACGAACGACCGGCGGCTTCCTCTCCGAGTTCTGATGAGCGGGGCTTCCAGCGGGCGTTTCCTGACGTCTCGGGGACGGTCTGGACGTGGGAGAGAGCGGCTGTCGTGGTGACGAGGGGACGAGCTGACGGCGAGCTAACACCGGCGAGTTCTCGTCGAGGCCCAGTTTTCGGGGTGAGGCCAGGGTCAGCCTGCTCTGCTTCGGAGGTGAACCCAGCAGGGCGGCGCCGAGGTTACAGCCGTTATCATCACCTTCagagacaaaatacaaaatcatcTTTAAACTTCCAGGTAAAGAAGGGGACCCCGAGGCAGCTAAAGACTTTAACCATGAAAGGTAATCTTTTTACATGACTAATATTTGCTTCTGTTTGATTATTCCCTCAAATCCCGGTTGTATTTTTTGTGCTTTAGTTTTAGAACAACGTCTTCAGCCTGGAGACTCTTACCTGTGCGTTTTCGGGGGCTGAGGGGAAGCCGTGGTTGGAGACCAGGAGATGAGGGTGGTGGGCGTCTGGGCGACAGGAGGACGGGCTGATCGGCTGGACGTCTCGGGGAGAGTGGTCCAATCCGGGTCGGGGCGAGGTGCTGCTGAGGTTCCGGTTTGGTCGGTGAGGAGATCGGAGACTTCTGGGGCTGAGGCGTTTTTGGAGCGGGAGGAAACTCTGCAGGACTTGCGTCGGGGGAACTGAAGCGTGGGCTGAGCTCGGCCCTGAGAGCGTGTGCTGGGCATTTTGACCTGAAACATAAAGAAATGATTATTACTGAAACTGACTGGAAACATCAAGAGAACCGACTGTCGAGTGTCTAAATCTGCTACAGAACGTTTGGTCTTGTCTCCAAAATTTCGGAACAGATATTTCACCGTGTAACGTTGAATTTTGTCacattactttgtgttttgtttggttctTGCACATCTATTTCCATACATGTGCTTCCCTCAATACCTGGGATATTTattcaacaacaacataaaaatgtgtaGCTCAACAAAATGGGAAAGGAATATGCAAATGTGCTAATTATTAGCTGAGAATTTGCAGCTTGGTCATTAGCTGAAACtgagttttcattattttctggtATAAATACTCTTTTTCACGTGCTGATTCTGAACCAGTTCCAGGACTAAAAATGACGTGCAGTAGTGCTGCAACTAAAGATCATTTCAATCCACAAGTTGTTTCTCAAGGTTGACGTCTTCAAATGTTATTCAGTCTTCTGTCATTGTCAACAgggaaaacataaataaagcaTTTCTGCTTTACAAAGAGACTAAAATGATTGGCTAACTGAATTAAAGCTAACTGTTactgttttcttatttacaatattttataattaaaaatgataaatgcatCCTGTCTAATTCTTTCTACACGACTGATATTTGCTTCTTTAGAGGCTGTAAGTTCACATTTCGTTTTTCTAACGAGTGAAATAAAGGTTACATTAAGCTGAACGTAGTTATAACTTCATGTTAAAGCCTCAAACTGTCAGGCGACACCTAACAGTGTAAATATAACGTGTGTGAGGCGTGTAACTGTTTGTGAATCCTTATCTAACagttatatttacattacaCAGGCAGCACAGCAGACAATACAGTGCTGTTAGCTAATGGCGCCAAGACAGAAGCGCTCCACCGCCTGCATTAAATTAACCCAGATTTCGCCATTAATACAACTCTGGTCTAAATCTAAAACATGTCCGGTTAATATGAGAATAATCCTGAGAGCAAAGGTTTAACGTGAAATGGAGATAATCGCGGTGTTTTTGACGGTAAAGTAGCAAACTAACTGACCCGGCGGCGAAACTGTTTCCGGTCTTTGATTAACGGACTATTTTAGCTTTAACC
This Lates calcarifer isolate ASB-BC8 unplaced genomic scaffold, TLL_Latcal_v3 _unitig_2046_quiver_2137, whole genome shotgun sequence DNA region includes the following protein-coding sequences:
- the LOC108891856 gene encoding LOW QUALITY PROTEIN: cell division control protein 6 homolog (The sequence of the model RefSeq protein was modified relative to this genomic sequence to represent the inferred CDS: deleted 1 base in 1 codon), giving the protein MPSTRSQGRAQPTLQFPRRKSCRVSSRSKNASAPEVSDLLTDQTGTSAAPAPTRIGPLSPRRPADQPVLLSPRRPPPSSPGLQPRLPLSPRKRTGDDNGCNLGAALLGSPPKQSRLTLASPRKLGLDENSPVLARRQLVPSSPRQPLSPTSRPSPRRQETPAGSPAHQNSERKPPVVRLFAEKSRFQSVKQALHTAVPERLLSREAERASIRSFLEEKVLQSLPGSLYISGAPGTGKTACLNCVLQEMKAELSSVQTVVVNCMSLRSSHAIFPLLANKLKASGGQNGLQRLLTAPGPAVLLVLDEMDQLDSKAQDVLYTIFEWPYLPKSRLCLIGIANALDLTDRILPRLQARPHCRPQLLHFPPYSRQELSAIVQDRLAQASANGILDASAVQFCARKVSAVSGDARKALDICRRAVEIVESDERKKAADPTETKESRVSLPQVARVLSEVYGDRMVSQSGGSEGESFPLQQKLLVCCLLLLIRNGKSKEVVLGKLHEVYSRLCAQRQVSGVGQGECLSLCSLLESRGIFALKKAKEARLTKVFLKIEEKDVENALKDRTLLGSILAAGLPS